One genomic segment of Desulfocapsa sulfexigens DSM 10523 includes these proteins:
- the mraY gene encoding phospho-N-acetylmuramoyl-pentapeptide-transferase: MLYHLLYPLSNSIGAFNVFRYITVRSIGGAVTAFLIMLLLGPWFIRKLKQYQIGQVVRDDGPETHLAKQGVPTMGGVLILTAITFSTLLWARLDNPLVWLLLFVVLFFGFIGGIDDYQKIRKMTSAGLSARGKLLLQIFGASVVGLFVLLHPGYDGLLSVPFLKNIQPDLSWFYIVFAVLVIVGSSNAVNLTDGLDGLAAGPTVISAAVYLVFSYLAGHVVLADYLQIPYVQGAGELAVFCGAMVGGCLGFLWFNAYPAQIFMGDVGSLALGGALGGVAIIIKQEILLAIVGGIFVMEALSVILQVGYFKLSHGKRIFLMAPFHHHFEKKGWHEPKVVVRFWIVSVILGLFAVATLKMR; the protein is encoded by the coding sequence ATGTTGTATCATCTGCTCTATCCCCTCAGTAACAGTATTGGTGCATTTAACGTTTTTCGCTATATCACCGTGCGTTCAATTGGAGGTGCGGTTACCGCTTTTCTTATAATGCTCCTTCTGGGACCCTGGTTTATAAGAAAGCTCAAACAGTATCAGATCGGTCAGGTAGTTCGTGACGACGGGCCGGAAACCCATCTTGCCAAACAGGGAGTGCCTACCATGGGCGGGGTACTGATTCTTACAGCAATAACATTCTCGACTCTGCTTTGGGCAAGACTTGATAATCCGCTGGTGTGGCTGCTGTTGTTTGTGGTTCTGTTTTTTGGCTTTATTGGTGGCATTGATGATTATCAAAAGATCAGAAAAATGACCAGTGCCGGGTTGAGTGCGAGAGGGAAGCTTCTGTTGCAGATATTTGGTGCCTCGGTGGTGGGATTGTTTGTTCTGCTGCATCCGGGATATGATGGTCTCCTGAGTGTCCCTTTCCTGAAGAATATTCAACCTGATTTGTCATGGTTTTACATTGTTTTTGCAGTCCTTGTTATTGTGGGTTCCTCGAATGCCGTAAATCTTACAGATGGCCTTGATGGTCTGGCGGCAGGTCCCACGGTTATTTCCGCAGCCGTGTATCTCGTTTTTTCCTACCTTGCCGGCCATGTGGTACTGGCAGACTACCTCCAGATTCCCTATGTCCAGGGTGCTGGAGAACTTGCTGTGTTCTGTGGGGCAATGGTCGGTGGCTGTCTGGGATTTTTGTGGTTTAATGCCTATCCCGCGCAGATATTTATGGGTGACGTGGGGTCTCTTGCCCTCGGTGGCGCTCTTGGCGGTGTTGCCATAATTATCAAGCAGGAAATACTTCTGGCCATCGTTGGTGGAATATTTGTTATGGAAGCACTTTCTGTCATCCTCCAGGTTGGATATTTTAAGCTCAGCCACGGTAAACGAATTTTCCTGATGGCACCTTTTCACCATCATTTTGAGAAGAAAGGATGGCATGAGCCCAAGGTCGTGGTCAGATTCTGGATTGTTTCTGTAATTCTTGGTCTTTTTGCTGTAGCAACCTTAAAAATGCGCTGA
- a CDS encoding division/cell wall cluster transcriptional repressor MraZ yields the protein MSSGKTIKSRFRSKSEHSLDNKGRLNFPSRFRDVLAQYGSGMLMVVPWKAHLRAYPVSEWEIIEDKLLDQKEQPQMGSYIRWVLSGVTECNLDKQGRILLPAALRAELRIGTDLVLTGMRDWVEIWDKDAWEIEIKGTLENFDSFDDGLSKLGIL from the coding sequence ATGAGTTCAGGGAAGACCATAAAAAGCAGATTTCGCAGCAAATCTGAGCACAGTCTGGACAACAAGGGGCGACTGAATTTCCCAAGTCGCTTTCGTGATGTTCTGGCTCAGTATGGTTCCGGGATGCTCATGGTTGTCCCCTGGAAAGCTCACCTCCGTGCCTATCCGGTTTCCGAATGGGAAATTATTGAAGACAAGCTCCTTGATCAGAAAGAACAGCCTCAGATGGGCAGCTATATTCGCTGGGTCTTGTCTGGAGTAACGGAGTGCAATCTTGATAAGCAGGGGCGCATTCTTCTTCCGGCAGCGCTGCGTGCTGAGCTTCGAATTGGTACGGATCTCGTTCTCACCGGTATGCGTGACTGGGTAGAGATATGGGACAAGGATGCCTGGGAGATTGAAATCAAGGGAACTCTTGAGAATTTTGACAGTTTTGATGATGGCTTGTCCAAACTCGGAATTCTCTGA
- the panB gene encoding 3-methyl-2-oxobutanoate hydroxymethyltransferase translates to MQKRKTVAGILAMKKKGEKITMLTAYDAAMASMLIAADVDVLLVGDSLGMVVLGYDSTVPVTMDEMIHHASAVRRGAPGAFVVGDMPFGSYQSGKRDAILNGGRFLKEAGCDAVKLEGGMEVCETVTALERAGISVMGHIGLTPQTATQLGGYKVQGRDLESAQRMVAEAKALEEAGAFAIVLECIPDELGRIISEEIAIPTIGIGAGVHCDGQVLVTHDLLGMFDKFIPSFVKSYCKLAPVIKEAVSEYNAEVRSGAYPDADHSFSSDSNLRKLLGL, encoded by the coding sequence ATGCAGAAACGGAAAACTGTAGCCGGCATCCTTGCCATGAAGAAAAAAGGTGAAAAGATCACAATGCTTACAGCTTACGATGCTGCCATGGCATCTATGCTGATCGCAGCCGATGTGGATGTGCTTCTGGTAGGTGATTCCCTGGGGATGGTTGTGCTTGGCTATGATTCAACAGTTCCCGTGACCATGGATGAGATGATCCATCACGCCTCTGCTGTCCGCCGGGGGGCACCGGGAGCTTTTGTAGTTGGTGATATGCCCTTTGGCTCCTACCAGTCAGGGAAGCGTGATGCCATCCTCAATGGTGGGCGTTTTCTGAAGGAAGCCGGCTGTGACGCAGTGAAATTGGAGGGGGGGATGGAAGTCTGTGAGACGGTAACGGCATTGGAACGGGCTGGGATCTCAGTCATGGGCCATATTGGGTTGACGCCGCAGACGGCTACTCAACTGGGAGGATATAAGGTGCAGGGCCGTGATCTTGAGTCAGCGCAGAGAATGGTTGCAGAGGCCAAAGCTCTTGAGGAGGCAGGAGCATTTGCCATCGTTCTTGAATGTATTCCCGATGAACTTGGCCGAATTATTTCTGAAGAGATTGCAATTCCCACCATCGGTATCGGGGCCGGAGTGCATTGTGATGGACAGGTTCTCGTTACCCACGATCTCCTGGGGATGTTTGATAAGTTTATCCCGAGTTTTGTGAAATCCTACTGCAAGCTTGCTCCAGTCATAAAAGAGGCGGTATCTGAGTATAACGCAGAGGTTCGTAGTGGGGCATACCCCGACGCTGATCACAGCTTTTCCAGTGACTCAAATCTTCGAAAACTTCTGGGCCTGTAA
- a CDS encoding UDP-N-acetylmuramoyl-L-alanyl-D-glutamate--2,6-diaminopimelate ligase, translating to MSQKQQNRIAESWVCSVPGTVEYSLGDFDFSIVAGKLGLSLLSGTPSNCPITQITIDSRKVKSGSLFIALSGSVNDGHDFIDQAVASNCSALLIEKGRVSCERFENHAICVYETTNSRECYGRLAEILFCYPSSSMTLFGVTGTNGKTSVTYLLESILRESGKRPGVLGTVDYRYYDPSGVLIRIPSSFTTPEPLLLQQTLRKMADDGVDSVVMEISSHGLEQNRIGALKFDVAAYTNLSRDHLDYHCDMENYFTAKSLLFTDHLRDKGKAVITYSDQKENWSARMESLCLEKGFSVLSCGDGKGRDIFPLAVNSDIRKTEVTLQTPNGICSFVSPLVGNFNVSNLQTAYAMAMVAGISPVTIAAALNKAKGAPGRLQQIAVIPDERSFRPAVFVDYAHTPDALEQVLKTVKGLPHSNLYCVFGCGGDRDSGKRPLMGTVAGSYADVVIVTDDNPRSEDSEVIIGDIVRGIAIQQQSYPWLVQRKSDDRGFVIIPDRHRAIQVAISAAAGDDIVVIAGKGHEDYQLTRLGRKFFDDSLEAAQVLSDWKVESLVKATGGECVGDLDSRKKLGFIRTDSRTIQPADIFVALKGERFDGHDYVGQVVTAGAGCCIMERLPESSLSVPVVQVKDTTRALGDLARYRRACMKELSAPDVIAITGSSGKTTVKEMSAAIFKEKWPERADAPSARVLKTEGNFNNLIGLPLSLLPLSPKHKVVILEMGMNAPGEIARLTEIADPDIACVLNVHGAHLQGLGDIEGVARAKAELFQGSGKGTILVVNGDDPRVVKAAESCSQEKIVFGMVDNGPGVPDVYATDCRTGDRENLSFVLHVHDQEILVTLQVAGAHNISNALAAAAIATAAGVDIQYIGDGLSAFKPTERRMQIVDGPSGSRIINDTYNANPESMKAGIATLQELGGGTRIAVLGDMLELGPNSAALHRGIGEVVATAGIDFLAVLGAFAESTANGAIENGMNRKRVHVFENKEGCISWLHGLCNSGAINPGSYILVKGSRGMRLEEIVEGLNGEH from the coding sequence ATGTCTCAAAAACAACAGAATCGCATTGCGGAAAGCTGGGTTTGTAGTGTTCCCGGTACTGTTGAGTATTCCTTGGGGGATTTTGATTTTTCAATAGTGGCCGGGAAACTCGGGCTCAGCCTTCTTTCCGGTACTCCTTCCAATTGTCCCATCACCCAAATCACCATTGATTCCCGCAAGGTTAAATCAGGTTCGCTTTTTATCGCTCTCTCTGGAAGTGTAAATGATGGCCATGATTTTATTGATCAGGCCGTTGCTTCGAACTGTTCTGCGCTGCTTATTGAAAAAGGACGGGTTAGCTGTGAACGGTTTGAAAATCATGCAATTTGTGTCTATGAGACAACTAATAGCCGGGAATGTTATGGCAGGCTTGCGGAAATTCTTTTTTGCTATCCTTCTTCAAGCATGACTCTGTTTGGTGTCACTGGTACCAATGGAAAAACCAGTGTCACCTACCTGCTCGAATCAATTTTACGCGAGAGCGGGAAAAGGCCAGGGGTTTTGGGAACCGTTGATTACCGCTACTACGACCCTTCAGGTGTACTGATACGTATTCCGTCCTCTTTTACAACACCGGAACCCTTACTTCTCCAACAGACTCTGCGAAAAATGGCAGATGATGGAGTTGACAGTGTGGTTATGGAGATATCCTCACACGGCCTTGAGCAAAATCGTATAGGAGCACTTAAGTTTGATGTGGCAGCCTATACCAATTTGAGTCGAGACCATCTCGATTACCATTGCGACATGGAAAATTATTTTACCGCGAAAAGCCTTCTTTTTACAGATCATCTTCGTGACAAGGGAAAGGCTGTTATAACCTACTCCGATCAAAAAGAGAACTGGAGTGCAAGAATGGAGTCTCTCTGTTTGGAAAAGGGATTTTCTGTTCTTAGTTGCGGTGATGGGAAGGGACGGGATATCTTTCCGCTTGCAGTGAACAGTGATATCCGAAAAACCGAGGTGACTCTTCAGACACCGAACGGAATCTGTTCTTTTGTGTCTCCTCTGGTTGGAAATTTTAATGTCAGTAATCTTCAAACAGCCTATGCCATGGCCATGGTTGCCGGAATATCACCAGTAACCATTGCTGCTGCTCTCAATAAGGCAAAGGGTGCTCCCGGACGCCTTCAACAGATTGCAGTAATCCCAGATGAACGATCGTTCAGACCTGCCGTTTTTGTCGATTATGCACATACACCTGATGCTCTGGAGCAGGTGTTGAAAACGGTTAAAGGACTTCCCCATAGTAATCTCTACTGTGTGTTTGGATGTGGTGGCGACAGGGATTCCGGAAAACGACCATTGATGGGAACAGTTGCAGGGAGCTATGCTGATGTTGTTATTGTAACCGATGACAATCCACGAAGTGAGGATTCAGAGGTTATAATTGGTGATATTGTCAGGGGGATAGCGATTCAGCAACAGAGCTATCCATGGCTTGTGCAAAGAAAATCTGATGATCGCGGTTTTGTGATTATACCTGATCGTCATCGGGCTATTCAGGTCGCCATATCGGCCGCAGCTGGAGATGATATTGTGGTCATTGCCGGGAAAGGGCATGAGGATTATCAGTTGACTCGTTTGGGCAGGAAGTTTTTTGATGACAGCCTGGAAGCAGCTCAGGTGCTAAGTGACTGGAAGGTCGAATCGCTGGTTAAGGCAACGGGAGGGGAGTGCGTTGGTGATCTTGACTCTCGAAAAAAACTCGGTTTCATAAGGACAGATTCCAGAACCATCCAGCCCGCTGATATTTTTGTTGCATTGAAGGGGGAGCGTTTTGATGGCCATGACTACGTGGGGCAGGTGGTAACGGCAGGAGCGGGTTGTTGTATCATGGAACGCCTGCCCGAGTCTTCCCTGTCGGTTCCCGTGGTGCAGGTCAAAGATACGACACGGGCACTTGGCGATCTTGCCCGCTACAGACGTGCATGCATGAAAGAACTCTCAGCTCCTGATGTTATAGCTATTACCGGAAGTAGCGGCAAGACGACCGTCAAGGAAATGAGTGCTGCAATTTTCAAGGAAAAGTGGCCTGAACGGGCTGATGCTCCATCTGCAAGGGTCCTTAAAACTGAAGGGAATTTCAATAATTTGATTGGACTTCCCCTGTCGCTGCTTCCGCTTTCTCCAAAACACAAAGTAGTGATCCTTGAGATGGGAATGAATGCACCTGGCGAGATTGCCAGGTTGACGGAAATCGCTGATCCCGATATAGCCTGTGTGCTTAATGTCCATGGTGCACATCTGCAAGGATTGGGTGATATTGAAGGGGTGGCAAGGGCCAAAGCGGAGCTGTTTCAAGGGAGTGGCAAGGGTACCATTCTTGTGGTAAATGGTGATGATCCAAGGGTGGTAAAGGCTGCTGAGAGCTGCAGTCAGGAAAAAATAGTTTTTGGAATGGTGGATAACGGCCCTGGGGTACCCGATGTCTATGCAACAGACTGCAGAACAGGGGATAGGGAGAATCTCTCTTTTGTTCTCCATGTGCATGACCAGGAAATTCTGGTAACGCTTCAGGTTGCTGGGGCTCACAATATTTCCAATGCTCTGGCTGCTGCTGCAATTGCTACTGCAGCAGGTGTTGATATACAGTATATTGGAGATGGTCTTTCTGCGTTCAAGCCAACCGAGAGGCGAATGCAGATAGTGGATGGTCCTTCGGGCAGTCGTATCATTAACGATACCTATAACGCAAATCCAGAGTCCATGAAAGCGGGGATCGCAACTCTCCAAGAGCTTGGAGGTGGGACTCGTATAGCCGTTCTCGGTGATATGCTGGAACTGGGGCCGAATAGTGCAGCCCTGCACAGGGGGATTGGTGAGGTGGTTGCCACAGCCGGGATAGATTTTCTGGCTGTCCTCGGAGCCTTTGCAGAATCAACTGCAAACGGAGCCATTGAAAATGGCATGAACAGGAAGCGGGTTCATGTTTTTGAGAATAAGGAGGGATGTATTTCCTGGTTGCATGGGCTTTGCAATAGCGGAGCTATCAACCCGGGAAGTTATATTCTGGTGAAAGGATCACGTGGTATGCGCCTTGAAGAAATTGTTGAAGGACTCAACGGAGAACATTGA
- a CDS encoding LemA family protein, translating into MMPPQFLIPIFFIVFVVTVIMVGIYNKFVRYRNRIEESWSRIDVALKRRANLIPTLVQVIEGYSAHENKIFEEKIRQLSGGTDSSRMEKESKITKSLGGLLAIAEAYPDLKASENFLDLQNSLDEIEREIQEARNRYNGYIGRFNTLVESFPSSLIAQKFGFVKQDYLSLELATQREMPSVDFK; encoded by the coding sequence ATGATGCCACCACAGTTTCTTATACCCATCTTTTTTATCGTTTTTGTAGTTACTGTAATAATGGTCGGCATTTATAATAAATTTGTCAGATATAGGAACAGGATAGAAGAGTCGTGGAGTCGTATCGATGTTGCGTTAAAACGTCGCGCAAATCTTATTCCCACTCTTGTTCAGGTAATTGAAGGCTACAGTGCTCATGAAAACAAAATATTTGAAGAAAAGATAAGACAACTCAGTGGCGGGACAGATTCGTCACGAATGGAGAAGGAAAGTAAAATTACAAAATCTCTGGGTGGTCTGCTTGCCATTGCCGAAGCCTATCCAGATTTAAAAGCTAGTGAAAATTTTCTTGATCTCCAAAACAGTCTCGATGAAATAGAACGGGAAATCCAGGAGGCCAGGAACCGTTACAATGGCTACATCGGGCGTTTCAATACCCTTGTGGAATCCTTTCCATCCTCTCTGATAGCGCAGAAGTTTGGTTTTGTGAAGCAGGACTACCTGTCGCTGGAACTGGCTACCCAACGTGAGATGCCAAGCGTTGATTTTAAGTAA
- the murD gene encoding UDP-N-acetylmuramoyl-L-alanine--D-glutamate ligase codes for MEIGQKIKPGQHAVVIGLGISGRAMLEFLLSREAQVSVSDRRVFSALPQEDQEYLKKNDISFESGGHSKEFLSRGDFVAISPGVSTDLPLLNELREEHIPILGELALAAPYITECVVAVTGTNGKTTVTALIGELLRASGKKVFVGGNIGTPVLNYLLGDERADYLVLELSSFQLESAGSFCPHIGVLLNITPDHLDRHGSMVNYAAAKMKMFVHQKADDKAILCSDDPMCLHVRELLNGQEVYCFGNPASNCAATGNDRKVCITLPDRTDSYELAGTKLDSHTGMLNSCAAILAVSLLGCEKNDIANGLKYFAPADHRLQHVRLRKGVDYYNDSKATNTGAVISALCSFSKGVILIAGGRDKGEDYTVLKEFVLEKVEKLILIGEAAGAIADAMEGTVPVLRADSMEDAVSLAADSAQPGEIVLLAPACSSFDMFDNYGHRGEVFMQAVLALNDDEGRRV; via the coding sequence ATGGAAATTGGACAGAAAATAAAACCCGGCCAACATGCCGTTGTTATTGGCCTTGGGATATCCGGCCGGGCGATGTTGGAATTTCTTTTGAGCAGGGAGGCGCAGGTTTCTGTAAGTGACAGGCGCGTCTTTAGTGCTCTGCCTCAGGAAGATCAGGAGTATCTAAAAAAAAATGATATCTCCTTTGAGAGTGGTGGGCACAGTAAAGAATTTCTGTCCCGTGGAGATTTTGTAGCGATTAGTCCAGGGGTTTCAACTGACCTGCCACTCCTGAATGAACTGCGGGAAGAGCATATTCCAATTCTGGGCGAACTTGCACTTGCTGCTCCGTATATCACCGAATGTGTGGTGGCAGTGACAGGAACGAATGGGAAAACCACAGTGACGGCACTGATTGGGGAGCTACTTCGGGCCTCTGGAAAAAAAGTTTTTGTTGGCGGTAATATCGGCACACCTGTACTGAACTATTTACTCGGTGATGAGCGTGCGGATTATCTGGTGCTTGAGCTTTCCAGTTTCCAACTTGAGTCAGCAGGGAGCTTTTGTCCTCACATCGGCGTGTTATTGAATATCACACCGGATCATCTTGATCGCCACGGGAGTATGGTCAATTACGCTGCCGCAAAAATGAAGATGTTTGTGCACCAAAAAGCAGATGATAAGGCGATACTCTGCAGTGACGATCCAATGTGTCTTCATGTACGGGAACTGCTGAACGGGCAGGAAGTATATTGTTTTGGGAATCCGGCAAGTAATTGTGCGGCAACGGGTAACGACAGGAAGGTCTGTATAACTTTGCCGGATAGAACAGATAGTTATGAGTTAGCTGGGACAAAACTTGATTCCCACACGGGAATGCTTAACAGCTGTGCTGCAATACTTGCCGTTTCACTTCTTGGCTGTGAAAAGAATGATATAGCAAATGGCCTGAAATACTTTGCTCCAGCCGATCACAGATTGCAGCATGTGAGACTGAGGAAGGGCGTGGACTACTACAACGACTCCAAAGCAACAAACACAGGGGCTGTCATCAGCGCCCTTTGCTCTTTTTCCAAGGGGGTTATTCTTATTGCCGGTGGTCGCGACAAGGGAGAGGATTACACGGTATTAAAAGAGTTTGTTCTGGAGAAAGTCGAAAAGCTCATCCTGATTGGAGAAGCTGCAGGTGCAATAGCAGATGCTATGGAGGGAACCGTACCCGTTCTCCGTGCTGATTCCATGGAAGATGCCGTGTCTCTGGCGGCAGACAGTGCCCAACCCGGAGAAATAGTTTTACTGGCACCAGCATGCTCAAGCTTTGATATGTTTGATAATTACGGGCATCGTGGAGAGGTTTTTATGCAGGCGGTGCTTGCCTTGAATGACGATGAAGGAAGGCGAGTCTGA
- the rsmH gene encoding 16S rRNA (cytosine(1402)-N(4))-methyltransferase RsmH, translated as MSDQDKAADIHCSVLPSETLELLDPRSDGVYVDGTLGLGGHSEAILRKSSPNGRVIAFDWDAAAIEKSRERLKCFGDRLTIVRRNFSEIGEGLAEVGVDKVDGILIDIGLSSLQLDMGARGFSFQRDEPLDMRMDLRREVTAAAILAECSEDELADIFYYYGEEKQARRIASFVVQERMLEPISTSKQLADIVVKAVPRRFHPKKIHVATLVFQALRIAVNTELENLAGILERGVEYLKPGARFCVISFHSLEDRMVKRKFRDNEELKVITRKPVVASPDERERNRRSRSARLRVAEKI; from the coding sequence ATGAGTGATCAGGATAAAGCAGCGGATATTCATTGTTCTGTTTTACCTTCTGAAACCCTTGAACTGCTTGATCCCAGAAGTGATGGGGTCTATGTCGACGGGACTTTGGGGCTGGGTGGTCACAGTGAGGCGATATTACGCAAGAGTTCACCAAATGGGCGTGTTATTGCCTTTGACTGGGACGCCGCAGCCATAGAGAAGAGTAGGGAACGGCTGAAATGTTTTGGTGATCGTCTGACCATTGTCAGAAGAAATTTTTCTGAGATTGGAGAGGGGCTGGCAGAGGTTGGCGTGGACAAAGTCGATGGCATCCTTATCGATATCGGGCTTTCATCCCTGCAACTTGATATGGGGGCGCGCGGTTTCAGCTTTCAGCGCGATGAACCTCTGGATATGCGGATGGATCTCAGGCGTGAGGTGACCGCTGCAGCTATTCTCGCTGAGTGTTCTGAGGACGAACTGGCTGATATCTTTTACTATTATGGAGAGGAGAAGCAGGCTAGAAGGATAGCTTCTTTTGTTGTTCAAGAGAGAATGCTGGAGCCGATTTCCACCTCAAAGCAGTTGGCCGACATTGTTGTGAAGGCAGTGCCAAGACGATTTCATCCCAAGAAAATTCATGTTGCAACACTGGTATTTCAAGCCCTGCGTATAGCTGTCAATACTGAGCTTGAGAATCTTGCAGGAATTCTGGAACGTGGCGTGGAATACCTGAAACCCGGAGCACGGTTTTGTGTCATCTCATTCCACTCTTTGGAAGACAGAATGGTGAAACGGAAATTTCGTGACAACGAGGAACTGAAGGTCATTACCAGAAAGCCTGTTGTCGCAAGTCCTGATGAACGAGAACGAAACAGAAGATCGCGCAGTGCTCGATTGCGAGTTGCGGAAAAAATTTAA
- a CDS encoding PASTA domain-containing protein, whose amino-acid sequence MARRSRLKTENNRRVRIWLLFVFLLLLAGFVFGILYRQQLSNMADIWRETFPAETPFVNGDRGTIFDRNFKELARTLERVSLYVRPREVEHISETARVLATTLGLSESELTAKMERDSHLVWLHRDISQEEEDAVAGLELPGIYLHREVARNYPQQEYASHLIGYSENDLGLSGVEHYYNRLLNQDRVRQEDIPAIDLKGLAQTSTKGHDLVLTLDMKIQAILEKYVRSLGEKMGDGRVTSLLLDTEEGKIVAGASYPPFNPNHVWQHQEEILENLFLTPMVVPEEIRKFFQDASFLQLGWEQSTQVYPWSVVSDNVDFASQLRLLERLQLTTDIHVDFSGGKKQATTLPRFEGTGPDLYLGAVPKTALPLKVLLGLTHLLNGGKKIQPHILDRIIERPQQREFFYDVFHNKDIGRNVFPSLVSQELRTLLSMQGQQGTLGSRRLCGETVSLVMNDSGGEYVRDRMGLVVIPAEQPEMILLLVSRDEELLVPESAAVAANSLCEGVDAILPSMVALQQIYRNIADVVEMEESEEHNFKTGTDTETVAVAHGGANAAKPVQIMPDLTGLSLRKGLRLLQSAEVNVTVRGTGRIVAQSPVAGKELEKDSSCILTLTIDAPPEEGMKIKKLQVKESVSD is encoded by the coding sequence ATGGCAAGGAGATCCCGTCTTAAAACAGAAAACAATAGAAGAGTGAGGATATGGCTCCTTTTTGTTTTTCTGCTTCTTTTGGCTGGTTTTGTCTTTGGCATACTATACAGGCAGCAATTGTCAAATATGGCTGATATCTGGAGGGAGACTTTCCCTGCAGAGACCCCGTTCGTGAATGGTGATAGGGGAACAATTTTCGATCGAAACTTTAAGGAACTTGCCCGGACCCTCGAACGGGTGTCACTGTATGTTCGCCCCCGTGAAGTGGAACATATCTCAGAAACGGCAAGAGTCCTCGCAACAACACTCGGTCTTTCTGAGTCTGAACTGACTGCCAAGATGGAGCGGGATTCGCACCTTGTCTGGCTGCACCGAGATATTTCTCAGGAGGAAGAAGACGCTGTTGCAGGCCTCGAGCTCCCAGGGATTTATCTGCATCGGGAAGTGGCAAGAAATTATCCTCAGCAGGAATATGCTTCACATCTGATTGGATATTCAGAGAATGATCTGGGGCTTTCAGGTGTTGAACATTACTATAATCGCCTTCTCAATCAGGATCGTGTCCGGCAGGAGGATATCCCGGCTATTGATTTAAAAGGGCTTGCCCAGACAAGTACCAAGGGGCATGACCTGGTTTTGACTCTGGACATGAAAATCCAGGCTATCCTTGAAAAATACGTCAGAAGTCTTGGCGAAAAAATGGGGGATGGACGAGTAACTTCCCTGTTGCTTGACACAGAAGAGGGGAAAATTGTTGCCGGAGCAAGCTACCCACCCTTCAATCCCAATCATGTCTGGCAGCATCAGGAAGAAATTCTTGAGAATCTTTTTCTTACTCCCATGGTGGTTCCTGAAGAAATTCGGAAGTTTTTTCAAGACGCATCTTTTCTGCAGCTTGGCTGGGAGCAGAGCACTCAGGTGTATCCCTGGAGTGTGGTTAGCGATAATGTTGATTTTGCAAGTCAGCTTAGGCTATTGGAACGTTTGCAGTTGACAACAGATATTCATGTTGACTTTTCAGGAGGTAAAAAACAAGCAACGACTCTGCCTCGATTTGAGGGGACTGGCCCGGATCTCTACCTTGGAGCAGTGCCCAAGACTGCACTACCGCTGAAGGTTTTACTGGGACTCACCCATCTTTTGAATGGTGGCAAAAAGATACAACCACACATTCTTGACAGGATCATAGAACGCCCCCAGCAAAGAGAATTCTTCTATGATGTCTTTCATAATAAAGACATAGGACGTAACGTGTTTCCATCACTTGTCTCCCAGGAACTTAGAACGTTGCTATCCATGCAGGGGCAGCAAGGAACACTCGGATCAAGAAGGCTATGTGGTGAGACTGTTTCCCTGGTAATGAATGATTCGGGGGGGGAGTATGTCCGGGATCGAATGGGGCTGGTTGTCATTCCAGCTGAACAACCGGAAATGATACTTCTCCTTGTTTCAAGGGATGAGGAACTGCTGGTGCCAGAGAGTGCGGCGGTGGCTGCAAATTCTTTGTGTGAAGGAGTCGATGCGATACTTCCTTCCATGGTAGCATTGCAGCAGATTTATAGAAATATTGCAGACGTTGTAGAGATGGAAGAAAGCGAAGAGCACAATTTTAAAACCGGGACGGATACCGAAACTGTAGCCGTTGCTCATGGGGGAGCAAACGCAGCGAAGCCGGTACAAATCATGCCGGATTTAACAGGGTTGAGTTTACGTAAAGGTCTTCGCCTGTTACAAAGTGCTGAAGTGAATGTTACGGTAAGAGGCACCGGGCGCATTGTTGCACAGAGTCCCGTTGCCGGAAAGGAGCTGGAGAAAGATAGTTCCTGTATTTTGACCCTGACTATAGATGCTCCTCCGGAGGAGGGCATGAAGATAAAAAAATTGCAAGTTAAAGAGTCGGTATCTGATTAG